One genomic region from Anabaena sp. PCC 7108 encodes:
- a CDS encoding helicase-related protein: MTAKIADDLGRLFEVGFNIGILSYIHKNQIKNRFGNLYYDELKNLKFSEIRKTIERKVVSKLEREIASTWCQFFVQKGFLCGLNFFQEYLKSIGCDEKPKFRHLEILYYQCRFNGDNSISTYEVNDKQWFKNVLSQIKNLKPTSQDIDTYQAKGDFLNADTLILLKYRRNYRVLCLDLSVFSIHTDKDIENIDYVEIIRRLLIRDVNYIRSKSVFSSLRIDTESLGLDFSPGLKEYFTAFKSKDKESAKLIQAGGYIYSFCQFLEKTAMIPDISQLVCNAVGYSDRSFNTISIQAENLDIFKTCYQIYKLHDYKEEITDARHRVLNQIKRNASITFEQIPEFVNSLLEITPDTINTLQPYTEKITEFYNSVATVPLELISSLNLTGNPNFRQAHNQLIQKSLLSENTYIFLTGNPGIGKTTAIVDFLREYKDEGFLLFYVSPRKQVNLDIIEKFKDKQNKKLIDDRIFAINTHSNLIQDNGGQYSVAYTSNQHQNDFWLGNVHFLNSENVERKARRKDRLEHITDDTFQDIGQKTKGVLNSICEAIYNLISCEQYNQIIATASTQSLKKTDYGDTLKHLTKIFRDAYKESEGKVFPEKMQNISRRIKHLFIMIDEITGDEGGVEFLDGIHKIVKEYKLASPENSFNTKIIVADASIVDKNVILQHLEDPTPEPNKVFFRKAESNIQPLSVESFIFNNLPSIIINTNTYPAKSLTISYQIIIESCRFTNKAKLRDNSNLEKKLQSEIFKDIQNLLHKSDVEQFIVYIQNKRLLTEIIEKIQEELGKDNFTKNINYLEIHANISEHEKQEIQQYQENVKVVFMTASGSRGLSFPKAKHILVEIPKFEIEKNLMEIIQVIYRGRGNDIIDNQDKYLTFYLAERSLYYQDNPQLSLQESVLSLLNLLLILKASIMTRIQGYGVIGRKKYILIPIGGKSVLAAGETFSSQIANLINQLKKEYNINKSHKLLKEAYSSLEALLRDGDFVVQKTTEESYLSLREDFNSKFLEAAKTFDKLLDFKPLELGYISGGLLIVPSQNIEESYQMRLLDIEKYANVVLWENLKKISRSKTYPESLTYAVKDAIELVERLRNAPLKTQNFVQKSHNTDQYYALPLFAFISGEVMKEYFENQPEEPQDQRFKDILSIYIRSLYPVGNVLPIGSNYKEFPFVVFRSYSLEEIRNKVFTEKYLLNSHELNVLNLILSQ, from the coding sequence ATGACAGCAAAAATAGCAGATGATTTAGGAAGATTATTTGAAGTCGGATTTAATATTGGAATCTTATCTTATATTCACAAAAACCAAATCAAAAATCGGTTTGGAAACTTATACTATGATGAACTTAAAAATCTCAAATTTTCGGAAATTAGAAAGACGATAGAGAGGAAAGTGGTCAGCAAGTTAGAAAGAGAAATAGCTAGTACTTGGTGTCAATTTTTTGTCCAAAAAGGTTTTTTATGTGGTTTAAACTTCTTCCAGGAATATCTCAAGTCTATTGGATGTGATGAAAAACCAAAATTTCGACATCTAGAGATTTTATATTATCAATGTCGGTTTAATGGAGATAATAGTATTAGTACTTATGAAGTTAATGATAAACAATGGTTTAAGAATGTTCTTTCCCAGATTAAAAATTTAAAACCAACTTCTCAGGATATTGATACATATCAAGCTAAAGGTGATTTCCTTAACGCAGATACTTTGATTTTGCTAAAATATCGACGCAACTATCGAGTTTTATGTCTTGATTTGTCAGTATTTTCGATCCACACTGATAAAGACATCGAAAATATTGATTATGTGGAAATTATTCGACGCTTGTTAATACGAGATGTTAACTATATTCGTTCTAAAAGTGTGTTTTCTAGTTTGCGAATTGATACCGAATCTTTAGGTTTAGATTTTTCCCCAGGTTTAAAGGAATATTTTACAGCTTTCAAATCTAAAGATAAGGAAAGTGCGAAATTAATTCAAGCTGGTGGTTATATTTATAGCTTCTGTCAGTTCCTGGAGAAAACTGCGATGATTCCAGATATCTCACAGTTGGTATGTAATGCGGTGGGATATAGTGATCGCTCTTTCAATACTATCTCTATTCAAGCAGAAAATCTCGACATTTTCAAAACTTGCTATCAAATTTATAAACTTCATGATTACAAAGAAGAAATTACCGACGCACGTCATCGAGTTTTAAATCAAATCAAACGTAATGCTTCCATAACTTTTGAACAAATTCCCGAATTTGTCAATTCACTTTTAGAAATTACTCCAGATACCATCAATACTTTACAACCTTACACAGAAAAAATCACGGAATTTTATAACTCCGTCGCAACAGTTCCTCTAGAGTTAATTTCTTCTTTAAATCTAACCGGAAATCCCAACTTCCGACAAGCACATAATCAACTAATTCAAAAATCTCTACTTTCTGAAAATACCTACATTTTCTTAACCGGAAATCCTGGAATCGGGAAAACTACCGCTATCGTCGATTTTCTCAGAGAATATAAGGATGAAGGTTTTCTTTTATTCTATGTCAGTCCGCGCAAACAAGTCAACCTCGATATCATCGAAAAATTTAAAGATAAGCAAAATAAAAAATTGATTGACGACAGAATTTTTGCTATCAATACTCACAGTAACTTAATTCAAGATAACGGTGGTCAATATTCAGTCGCATATACGTCTAATCAACATCAGAATGATTTTTGGTTGGGAAATGTTCATTTTCTCAACAGTGAAAATGTGGAAAGAAAAGCTAGACGTAAAGACAGACTTGAACATATTACTGATGATACCTTTCAAGATATTGGACAAAAAACCAAAGGAGTTTTAAATAGTATTTGTGAAGCTATATATAATCTCATCAGTTGTGAACAATATAACCAGATTATTGCTACCGCTTCTACTCAGTCATTGAAAAAAACAGATTATGGGGATACTTTGAAACATCTCACCAAAATCTTCCGTGACGCATATAAGGAAAGTGAAGGTAAAGTTTTCCCAGAAAAAATGCAAAATATTTCTCGTCGCATCAAACATCTATTTATCATGATAGATGAAATTACTGGAGATGAAGGAGGAGTAGAATTTTTAGATGGAATTCACAAAATAGTTAAAGAATATAAATTAGCATCCCCGGAAAATAGTTTCAACACTAAAATTATTGTCGCTGATGCTTCTATAGTTGATAAAAATGTCATTCTTCAACATTTAGAAGACCCTACCCCTGAACCTAATAAAGTCTTCTTTCGCAAAGCCGAGTCAAATATTCAACCTCTATCGGTGGAATCTTTTATATTTAACAATTTACCCAGCATCATTATTAATACTAACACATACCCAGCTAAAAGTTTAACTATCAGCTATCAAATTATTATTGAATCTTGTAGATTTACCAATAAAGCTAAATTACGAGATAACTCTAATTTAGAGAAAAAATTGCAATCAGAAATTTTCAAAGATATTCAAAATCTTTTACACAAATCAGACGTTGAACAATTTATAGTCTACATCCAAAATAAACGCCTATTAACAGAAATAATTGAGAAAATTCAAGAAGAGTTAGGAAAAGACAACTTTACCAAAAATATCAATTATTTAGAAATACACGCGAATATATCTGAACATGAAAAACAAGAAATTCAACAATATCAAGAAAATGTCAAAGTTGTTTTCATGACAGCTTCAGGAAGTCGCGGTTTATCTTTCCCCAAAGCCAAACATATCTTAGTAGAAATACCTAAGTTTGAAATTGAAAAAAACTTGATGGAAATTATTCAGGTAATTTACAGAGGTAGGGGAAATGATATTATCGATAATCAAGATAAATATCTCACTTTTTATTTAGCAGAACGTTCCCTTTATTATCAAGATAATCCTCAACTGTCTCTACAGGAAAGCGTTTTGAGTTTATTAAATCTCCTTTTAATTCTCAAAGCATCAATCATGACAAGAATCCAGGGTTATGGTGTAATTGGTAGAAAAAAATATATTCTGATTCCCATTGGGGGAAAATCAGTTTTAGCTGCTGGGGAAACATTTTCTAGTCAAATTGCAAATCTGATTAATCAACTGAAAAAAGAATATAATATAAACAAAAGTCATAAATTATTAAAAGAAGCCTATTCTAGTCTAGAAGCACTCTTGAGAGATGGTGATTTTGTGGTACAAAAAACTACAGAAGAAAGTTACTTATCTCTCAGAGAAGATTTCAATAGCAAATTTTTAGAAGCTGCAAAAACCTTTGATAAATTACTTGATTTTAAACCCCTAGAGTTAGGTTATATTAGCGGTGGTTTATTAATCGTACCCAGTCAAAATATCGAAGAATCTTATCAAATGAGATTATTGGATATTGAAAAATATGCAAATGTAGTTTTATGGGAAAATCTAAAAAAAATTAGTAGAAGTAAAACTTACCCAGAAAGTCTGACTTATGCAGTTAAAGATGCAATAGAATTAGTTGAAAGACTCAGAAATGCACCTCTAAAAACACAGAACTTTGTCCAGAAAAGTCACAATACAGATCAATATTATGCTTTACCATTATTTGCATTTATTAGTGGTGAAGTGATGAAAGAATATTTTGAAAATCAACCAGAAGAACCACAAGATCAACGTTTTAAAGATATTTTATCTATATATATTCGTTCATTATACCCTGTCGGTAACGTTTTACCAATAGGATCTAATTACAAAGAATTTCCATTTGTAGTGTTTAGGAGTTATAGCTTAGAAGAAATTAGAAATAAAGTTTTTACAGAAAAGTATCTTTTAAATTCTCATGAGTTAAATGTACTAAATTTGATTCTTTCTCAATAA